A single Anopheles arabiensis isolate DONGOLA chromosome X, AaraD3, whole genome shotgun sequence DNA region contains:
- the LOC120906425 gene encoding pollen-specific leucine-rich repeat extensin-like protein 1: protein MRLQGTWLTLAFGLVVLVASGDAQTRRLRVRPRVLAAPSSAEYVDSAEDAQQDNRQYYAAPQRAQERLGDVVLVASSDEDYGGGQYGAPVAAARPRADQQQYQRPAAKSTTAAPVAARQKAPASESRAPPVQTIRNYSKVNDDGSFTFGYEAADGSFKEETRGTDCVVRGKYGYIDPDGNKREFTYVSGNPCDPNNPDGSEEEESDRAEGGQEDSNENVPQNYPVRRPVPVARPTPAAPVRHHSTPAPAPRPTTTVFQNDYQDRQRQEQQSADAEEEVQIGQRGSPPRPAARPFAGAVTTTQRPRVQIVSTTPSPTPTIFHSPAAPAAPQTVLPVNITPKPVYRVSPLPTQPTLAPTTYRPTSSPSTRGPTGSIDFEAEFKRFQADNKLPSPPTPSTAPSGGSAPKPTGSPFGRPGPQLAAGNPIYQSQLIFDPASGQYDTALYQQLPQSDGDFQLNHRIQPYVAGPQQHQHQHHQPQPQPQQQHPGAGQLVTLEQLQQQSPLYRAQPSPRPATVQIPQQLYQKQQNELQFINSQQLFAQQLELQQSQLRADRLEAAKKVTVGGPPMHRFQPQPQPQQQYYFIQPQGPPQGAPGQIDAFLRGHNIEY from the coding sequence TGGTTAACGTTGGCGTTCGgtttggtggtgctggtggcgtCCGGTGACGCACAGACGCGTCGACTGCGCGTTCGACCGCGCGTCCTAGCCGCCCCGTCCAGCGCCGAGTACGTGGACAGTGCGGAGGACGCCCAGCAGGACAACCGGCAGTACTATGCCGCGCCCCAGCGCGCCCAGGAGCGGCTCGGCGATGTGGTGCTGGTAGCGTCCTCGGACGAGGACTACGGTGGCGGCCAGTACGGTGCACCGGTGGCGGCTGCCCGGCCCCGTgccgaccagcagcagtaccagcgGCCGGCGGCCAAGAGCACGACGGCCGCCCCGGTAGCCGCCCGCCAGAAGGCGCCGGCCAGCGAGTCTCGTGCCCCGCCGGTACAGACGATCCGCAACTACAGCAAGGTGAACGATGACGGCTCGTTCACGTTCGGGTACGAGGCCGCCGACGGCTCGTTCAAGGAGGAGACGCGCGGCACGGACTGCGTGGTGCGCGGCAAGTACGGCTACATCGACCCGGACGGTAACAAGCGCGAGTTCACGTACGTGTCCGGCAATCCGTGCGACCCGAACAACCCGGACGgcagcgaggaggaggagagcgACCGGGCCGAGGGTGGCCAGGAAGACTCGAACGAGAACGTGCCCCAGAACTACCCGGTACGCCGTCCGGTGCCCGTCGCCCGCCCGACACCGGCCGCCCCGGTCCGCCACCACTCGACGCCGGCCCCGGCACCGcgccccaccaccaccgtcttCCAGAACGACTACCAGGACCGCCAGCGCCAGGAGCAGCAGTCGGCCGATGCCGAGGAGGAGGTGCAGATCGGCCAGCGCGGCTCGCCGCCCCGACCAGCCGCCCGTCCCTTCGCCGGTGCCGTCACGACCACGCAGCGCCCGCGCGTCCAGATCGTCAGCACGACGCCCAGCCCCACGCCCACCATCTTCCACAGTCCGGCCGCGCCGGCCGCGCCCCAGACCGTCCTGCCAGTGAACATTACGCCCAAGCCGGTGTACCGCGTCTCGCCCCTCCCAACGCAGCCAACGCTCGCCCCCACCACCTACCGGCCGACCTCCTCGCCCAGCACCCGCGGCCCGACCGGGTCGATCGATTTCGAGGCCGAGTTCAAGCGCTTCCAGGCCGACAACAAGCTGCCGAGCCCGCCGACACCGTCCACCGCACCGAGCGGTGGCAGCGCCCCCAAGCCGACCGGTTCGCCGTTCGGCCGCCCCGGACCGCAGCTGGCCGCCGGCAACCCGATCTACCAGTCGCAGCTCATCTTCGACCCGGCCTCCGGCCAGTACGACACCGCCCTGTACCAGCAGCTGCCCCAGAGCGACGGCGACTTCCAGCTGAACCACCGCATCCAGCCGTACGTGGCAGgaccgcagcagcatcagcatcagcaccatcagccgcagccgcagccgcagcagcagcatccgggCGCCGGCCAGCTCGTGACGCTcgagcagctccagcagcagtcGCCACTGTACCGGGCCCAGCCCAGCCCCCGGCCGGCGACCGTCCAGATCCCGCAGCAGCTCTACCAGAAGCAGCAGAACGAGCTGCAGTTCATCAACAGCCAGCAGCTGTTCGCCCAGCAGCTCGAGCTGCAGCAGAGCCAGCTGCGGGCCGACCGGCTCGAGGCGGCCAAGAAGGTGACGGTCGGCGGACCGCCGATGCACCGCTTCCAGCCCCAGCCCCAGCCCCAGCAGCAGTACTACTTCATCCAGCCCCAGGGTCCGCCCCAGGGCGCCCCCGGCCAGATCGACGCGTTCCTGCGGGGTCACAACATCGAGTACTAG